A stretch of the Planktothricoides raciborskii GIHE-MW2 genome encodes the following:
- a CDS encoding YraN family protein, translated as MVILPAIASLRFNSPKMPLPSPDSHQQKSQEKSTIGLLGENLVALWLQDHGWEIIARRWRCRWGEIDIIAGEIPGEQLPEHPYQRIAFVEVKTRKHRSLDAGGLLSIPPQKQAKLLQTAEIFLGDRPELSNCPCQFDVALVSYQKYQRRSSAPQTTFTTEFSSPIILGQPVSIENSLGEYQLTLYQYIAGAFDAEIS; from the coding sequence ATGGTGATCCTACCAGCGATCGCCTCTTTAAGATTTAATTCACCGAAAATGCCACTACCATCACCGGATTCTCACCAGCAAAAATCCCAGGAAAAATCGACTATCGGATTGTTGGGAGAAAATTTAGTCGCCCTATGGTTACAGGATCATGGCTGGGAAATTATCGCGAGGCGTTGGCGTTGTCGGTGGGGGGAAATTGATATTATTGCAGGCGAAATCCCTGGGGAGCAATTACCTGAGCATCCTTACCAGCGGATCGCATTTGTGGAAGTGAAAACACGCAAACATCGAAGCTTGGATGCCGGAGGACTGTTGAGTATTCCCCCGCAAAAGCAAGCCAAACTTTTACAAACTGCTGAGATATTTTTGGGCGATCGCCCAGAGTTGAGTAATTGTCCTTGCCAATTTGATGTGGCTTTAGTTAGTTATCAGAAGTATCAGCGGCGATCTTCTGCCCCGCAAACCACATTTACAACTGAATTTTCATCCCCGATTATTTTGGGACAACCTGTTTCCATCGAAAATTCCCTGGGCGAATATCAACTAACCTTGTACCAGTATATTGCTGGGGCTTTCGATGCGGAAATCAGCTAG
- a CDS encoding pentapeptide repeat-containing protein — protein MSHQEDIAEKFITLVCAAVLFITTVGALTTLNFAIAAPAWANDYNQEQLVGADFSGKDLKDSSFTRANLRIANFSNADLRGVSFFSANLEDANLEGANLSQATLDKARFMGANLTNAILEGAYAFNTGFRGAIIDGADFTDVFMRDDAHEVLCGLAKGTNPVTGRNTRDTLFCD, from the coding sequence ATGAGTCACCAGGAAGATATTGCGGAAAAGTTTATTACCTTAGTATGTGCTGCGGTATTGTTCATCACTACTGTAGGCGCCCTGACTACCCTCAACTTTGCCATTGCTGCACCCGCTTGGGCCAATGACTACAACCAAGAACAACTGGTTGGGGCTGATTTCTCCGGCAAAGATTTAAAAGACTCTTCCTTTACCAGAGCAAATCTGCGGATTGCCAATTTCAGTAACGCCGATTTGCGCGGGGTCAGCTTTTTTTCCGCCAACTTGGAAGATGCGAACTTGGAAGGCGCTAATCTAAGCCAAGCCACCTTAGATAAAGCTCGATTCATGGGCGCCAATTTAACTAATGCGATTTTAGAAGGCGCTTATGCCTTTAATACTGGCTTTAGAGGCGCGATCATCGATGGTGCAGATTTTACGGATGTATTTATGCGCGATGATGCCCATGAAGTGCTCTGTGGTTTGGCGAAAGGCACCAACCCCGTGACGGGTCGCAATACTCGCGATACTCTATTTTGTGATTAA
- a CDS encoding Uma2 family endonuclease: MEGFPFLAGANVGIFAIAREPAIVPDVFLSLDVEVAENWLEKKHRSYFMWEFGKPPEVAIEIVSNREGEELERKLKAYQRMRVSYYVVYDPAYQLGEDLLRIYELRGTTYEPKTDNWLATVGLGLTLWEGEFEGKQFTWLRWCVKRSYRVSESRRKSDSHWGGTRRNRTPTRRNRTPSGGSGTANCRNRTPSGRTSGAKSRPTRPEVARVRGRSRNFQLISH; encoded by the coding sequence TTGGAAGGATTTCCTTTTTTAGCCGGGGCGAATGTGGGCATTTTTGCGATCGCGAGAGAACCGGCGATCGTCCCAGATGTCTTTCTCAGTTTAGATGTAGAAGTGGCCGAGAATTGGCTGGAAAAGAAACATCGTAGCTATTTTATGTGGGAGTTTGGCAAACCTCCAGAAGTGGCGATCGAGATTGTTTCTAACCGGGAAGGAGAAGAACTAGAACGCAAGTTAAAAGCCTATCAACGAATGCGGGTCAGCTACTATGTGGTATATGACCCAGCCTACCAATTAGGGGAAGACTTGCTGCGGATTTATGAATTACGCGGCACCACCTACGAACCGAAGACTGACAACTGGTTGGCAACCGTGGGACTGGGTTTGACCCTTTGGGAGGGAGAATTTGAAGGCAAACAATTCACCTGGTTACGGTGGTGCGTGAAGCGCAGCTATCGCGTCAGCGAATCACGACGGAAATCTGATTCCCACTGGGGCGGAACGCGCCGAAACCGAACGCCAACGCGCCGAAACCGAACGCCTTCGGGCGGAAGCGGAACGGCAAATTGCCGAAACCGAACGCCTTCGGGCCGAACAAGCGGAGCAAAAAGCCGCCCTACTCGCCCAGAAGTTGCGAGAGTTAGGGGTCGATCCCGAAACTTTCAGTTAATCTCGCACTGA
- the dnaG gene encoding DNA primase, translating to MNIPRLHQETIEEVKERADIYDVVSEYVVLKKRGKDFLGLCPFHEEKTPSFTVSPSKQMYYCFGCGAGGNAIKFLMEIGKHSFAEVVLDLAKRYQVPIKTLEPEERQEFQRQLSMREQLYEILAIAASFYQHTLRQPQGSQALDYLKSKRQLGENTIQQFQLGYAPPTWETLYSYLVQQKRYPTELVEQAGLIKPRKSGGGYYDQFRDRLMIPIHDVQGRVIGFGGRTLGDDQPKYLNSPETRVFDKGKTLFALDKAKTAIGQADQAVVVEGYFDAIALHAAGITNVVASLGTALSLHQVRQLLRYTESKQIVLNFDADVAGIKAAERAIGEIANLAYSGEIQLRILTIPDGKDADEFLKTSGSPEPYKQLLLDAPLWLNWQIEQILKGKNLQAADEYQQAYREILQLLTQLDQNDTRIYYVNYCAERLSQGNTRLIPILAQDILKQIKRPQKKSDLSAKNSSEKSRQESRENQQPPRADLIQESARMPEELSEEPSYEISDDTRDNISIVYSVEANGLSPLLAKSPRVLTNISPNTLLEQAEARLLRLYLHCPEYRAIIIDTLEERNLDFTLSHHRLLWQQIAQIESADREACRMALKEIDIRREYPIDTTDKLISKLHDCLINYPEFYGKISPLFHLDEYTEKDIFRVEELIQDAASSMERANCEELSRYYLKLWQETNATTDPEKWQQYGEQLYQAKERIKELDEKLNWHYYYR from the coding sequence ATGAATATTCCACGCCTACATCAAGAAACTATTGAAGAGGTTAAAGAACGGGCTGACATTTATGATGTGGTCTCCGAATATGTGGTGCTGAAAAAACGGGGAAAAGACTTTTTGGGGTTGTGTCCATTCCATGAGGAAAAAACCCCCAGTTTTACGGTCAGCCCTAGTAAGCAAATGTATTATTGCTTTGGTTGTGGGGCTGGCGGTAATGCGATTAAGTTTCTGATGGAAATTGGCAAGCATTCTTTTGCTGAGGTGGTGTTGGATTTGGCGAAACGCTACCAAGTGCCGATTAAGACTTTGGAACCAGAGGAACGGCAAGAATTTCAGCGCCAACTTTCCATGCGGGAACAGTTGTATGAAATTTTGGCGATCGCAGCTAGTTTTTATCAGCATACTTTACGTCAGCCCCAAGGCAGTCAGGCTTTAGATTATCTCAAATCTAAGCGTCAGTTAGGGGAAAATACGATTCAGCAGTTCCAGTTGGGTTATGCCCCACCCACTTGGGAAACCCTTTACAGTTATTTGGTGCAGCAAAAACGCTATCCGACGGAGTTGGTGGAACAAGCGGGGTTGATTAAGCCCCGGAAGTCTGGGGGCGGTTATTATGACCAATTTCGCGATCGCCTGATGATTCCGATCCATGATGTTCAAGGACGGGTGATTGGGTTTGGGGGTAGAACCTTGGGAGATGACCAGCCCAAATATCTCAATTCTCCAGAAACGAGAGTTTTTGATAAAGGCAAAACTCTGTTTGCTTTAGATAAAGCTAAAACTGCGATTGGTCAAGCAGACCAAGCGGTGGTGGTGGAGGGATATTTTGATGCGATCGCCCTTCATGCTGCCGGAATTACTAATGTTGTGGCTTCCCTAGGAACTGCCCTCAGTCTCCACCAAGTGCGCCAACTATTGCGCTATACCGAATCTAAACAAATTGTCCTGAATTTCGATGCTGATGTAGCGGGAATTAAGGCGGCAGAACGGGCGATCGGGGAAATTGCGAATTTGGCTTATTCTGGAGAAATCCAGTTAAGAATTCTCACCATTCCTGATGGCAAAGACGCCGATGAATTCCTCAAAACCAGTGGTTCTCCCGAACCTTATAAGCAACTTTTATTAGATGCCCCGTTATGGCTTAACTGGCAAATTGAACAAATTTTAAAAGGGAAAAATCTCCAAGCTGCGGATGAATATCAGCAAGCCTATAGAGAAATATTGCAATTATTGACTCAATTGGATCAGAACGACACCCGGATTTATTATGTGAATTATTGCGCCGAACGCCTCAGCCAAGGGAATACTCGTCTCATCCCGATTCTGGCTCAAGATATCCTCAAACAAATTAAACGACCGCAAAAAAAGAGCGATTTAAGTGCCAAGAATAGTAGCGAAAAATCAAGGCAAGAAAGCAGAGAAAATCAGCAACCGCCAAGGGCAGATTTAATTCAAGAATCGGCACGAATGCCGGAAGAATTATCAGAAGAACCCAGTTATGAGATTAGCGACGATACCAGAGATAATATCAGTATTGTTTACTCAGTAGAGGCGAACGGCCTTTCGCCCCTACTGGCAAAGTCCCCAAGAGTCTTAACCAATATTTCCCCTAATACTCTGCTAGAACAAGCAGAAGCTAGATTGCTACGTCTTTACTTACATTGTCCCGAATATCGGGCAATTATTATTGATACTTTAGAAGAGAGAAATTTAGATTTTACTTTATCTCATCACCGATTATTATGGCAGCAAATTGCCCAAATAGAAAGTGCCGATCGCGAAGCGTGCCGGATGGCATTAAAAGAAATAGATATTCGGCGGGAATATCCAATCGATACAACGGATAAATTAATCTCAAAACTGCACGATTGTTTAATCAATTACCCAGAGTTTTATGGCAAAATTTCGCCATTATTTCATTTAGACGAATATACCGAGAAAGATATTTTTAGAGTGGAAGAATTAATTCAAGATGCGGCATCATCAATGGAAAGAGCAAACTGTGAAGAACTTTCTCGATACTATTTGAAGCTATGGCAAGAGACTAATGCAACGACTGACCCAGAAAAATGGCAGCAGTACGGTGAGCAATTATATCAAGCAAAGGAGCGAATTAAGGAATTAGATGAAAAATTAAATTGGCATTATTATTATCGATAA
- a CDS encoding DUF1517 domain-containing protein has translation MTIPREIGYTWIIESARLGFELLTMRKFNLILATFLAFLLINEVSIRPQRGNFKEWLTTDSSVASARRSSGGSSRGGSFSRPSRSTPSRSSGSSSPSRSSGSSSSPSRSSGSSSNPSRSNSSSGSSSGSSTRDSASPSSTSGSTTSSPTSYPARGQTGGRARGGSFNQPTVAPAPVTPNNTHNSPSTSTPVTPSTGTSTGGTYYVPVVPHSRPSSVEIEIENNTIVVPPSQPAPQPYLAPVPNNSVSPETSSQTPPANVAPNAATTATSSGSASQGFPWGWVLFFLVIGGGVAIAIALRSNLAWYLLAKKNSTQGTAKELENDVVTVTKLQIALLANARDLQSQLQDLSYNADLETPEGRVEFLQEAALSLLRHPEYWSHAFSSSQTVKSREQAGQVFEQLSIAERSKFSAETFSNVQGQVRERSNIAKSDDNDPAAYIVVTLLIGTEDDRPLFGSIHSTEELQQALQRVAAMTQDYLLVVELLWTPQEATDSLSYDQLLTGYADLVQL, from the coding sequence ATGACGATCCCACGTGAAATAGGCTATACCTGGATCATAGAAAGCGCCCGTTTGGGTTTTGAACTATTAACCATGCGTAAGTTTAATCTCATCCTCGCCACTTTTTTAGCCTTCTTATTAATCAACGAAGTAAGCATTCGTCCCCAAAGAGGAAATTTTAAAGAGTGGCTGACAACAGATTCATCCGTCGCTTCTGCCAGAAGAAGCAGTGGGGGTTCAAGTCGTGGAGGTTCTTTCAGTAGACCTTCTCGTTCCACACCGAGTCGTTCGTCTGGCAGTAGCAGTCCCAGTCGTTCTTCCGGTAGCAGTAGCAGTCCGAGTCGTTCTTCCGGCAGCAGTAGCAATCCGAGTCGTTCTAATTCTTCCAGTGGCAGTAGCTCTGGAAGCAGTACCCGTGATTCTGCCAGCCCCAGTTCAACCTCTGGATCGACCACATCTAGTCCTACTTCCTACCCTGCCAGGGGTCAAACTGGGGGACGGGCTCGCGGTGGCTCGTTTAATCAGCCGACGGTAGCCCCAGCACCAGTTACTCCGAACAATACCCATAACAGTCCGTCCACTTCTACCCCGGTTACTCCCTCGACTGGGACATCCACGGGTGGAACCTACTATGTGCCAGTGGTGCCCCACAGTCGTCCCAGTTCTGTGGAAATAGAAATCGAAAATAATACGATTGTTGTCCCACCGTCGCAACCAGCGCCACAGCCCTACTTGGCTCCTGTTCCCAATAATTCGGTCAGTCCAGAGACTTCGAGTCAGACACCTCCAGCGAATGTAGCGCCGAATGCGGCCACGACCGCGACGAGCAGTGGTTCAGCATCTCAAGGGTTTCCTTGGGGATGGGTGCTATTTTTCTTGGTGATTGGCGGTGGGGTGGCGATCGCGATAGCGTTGCGGAGCAATCTCGCGTGGTATCTTCTGGCCAAAAAGAATTCCACCCAAGGAACTGCCAAGGAACTAGAGAATGATGTGGTCACGGTGACTAAATTACAGATTGCTTTACTAGCAAATGCTCGCGATCTGCAATCACAACTACAAGACCTCAGCTACAATGCTGACTTAGAAACCCCTGAAGGCCGGGTGGAATTTCTGCAAGAAGCGGCTTTATCTTTATTACGACATCCAGAATATTGGAGTCACGCTTTTTCTAGTTCTCAAACGGTGAAAAGTCGCGAACAAGCCGGACAAGTTTTTGAACAATTATCTATTGCTGAACGTAGTAAATTTAGTGCGGAAACTTTTAGTAATGTCCAAGGCCAAGTCCGGGAACGCTCTAATATCGCTAAAAGCGATGATAACGATCCAGCCGCTTATATTGTGGTGACTTTGTTGATTGGTACGGAAGACGATCGCCCTTTGTTTGGTTCGATTCATTCAACGGAAGAATTACAGCAAGCTTTACAACGGGTTGCCGCAATGACCCAGGATTATTTGTTGGTGGTAGAGTTACTGTGGACTCCCCAAGAGGCAACCGATAGTTTGTCTTACGATCAGCTATTGACTGGTTATGCGGATCTGGTGCAACTTTGA
- the trmD gene encoding tRNA (guanosine(37)-N1)-methyltransferase TrmD, whose translation MRIDLVTLFPDFFTTPLESGLLGKALEKNIATVNLVNPRDFATDKHRKVDDEPYGGGVGMVMKPEPIFAAVESLPVLARREVIYLTPQGERMNQSLFKELANNYDQLVLICGHYEGVDERVMNLVTREISLGDFVLTGGEIPALALINGVVRLLPGTVGKVASLMAESFEVVNGLGLLDYPHYTRPPEFRGWKVPDVLLSGNHGAIAQWRSQQQLERTQQRRPDLLSPGMTNTNPPKVSTQNDDPT comes from the coding sequence GTGCGTATTGATTTAGTGACTTTATTTCCTGATTTTTTTACCACTCCCCTGGAGTCTGGGCTTTTGGGTAAAGCCCTGGAAAAAAACATTGCTACCGTAAATCTGGTGAATCCCAGGGACTTCGCTACCGATAAGCACCGTAAAGTGGATGATGAACCCTACGGGGGTGGCGTGGGTATGGTGATGAAACCAGAACCGATTTTTGCCGCCGTAGAATCTTTACCTGTATTAGCACGTCGCGAGGTGATTTATCTAACCCCGCAAGGGGAACGAATGAATCAATCTCTATTTAAGGAGTTGGCCAATAATTACGATCAACTGGTTTTAATTTGCGGTCACTATGAAGGGGTTGATGAACGGGTGATGAATTTAGTCACTAGAGAAATTTCTTTGGGTGATTTTGTGCTGACTGGGGGGGAAATTCCCGCCCTGGCGTTGATTAATGGGGTGGTGCGTTTGCTGCCGGGAACCGTGGGGAAAGTGGCATCCCTGATGGCGGAAAGCTTTGAAGTTGTTAACGGGTTGGGGTTGCTGGATTATCCTCACTATACCAGGCCGCCAGAGTTTCGCGGCTGGAAAGTGCCGGATGTGCTGCTTTCGGGCAATCATGGGGCAATTGCCCAGTGGCGATCGCAGCAACAATTGGAACGCACCCAACAGCGGCGCCCAGATTTATTGAGTCCAGGGATGACAAATACAAACCCGCCAAAAGTTTCGACTCAAAATGACGATCCCACGTGA
- a CDS encoding 4a-hydroxytetrahydrobiopterin dehydratase codes for MAQLLSATEIQEKVGQLSGWHLEGKEIRCQKTFKDFVEAIAWVNKLVEPAEAAGHHPDITISYNKVIVSLTTHDAGGLTELDFDLATVISSL; via the coding sequence ATGGCTCAGTTATTAAGTGCAACAGAAATTCAAGAAAAAGTTGGCCAGCTATCCGGCTGGCACCTTGAAGGGAAAGAAATTCGCTGCCAAAAAACCTTCAAAGACTTTGTGGAGGCGATCGCCTGGGTGAATAAATTAGTCGAACCGGCTGAAGCCGCAGGTCATCACCCAGATATCACAATTTCTTATAACAAAGTAATCGTGAGTTTAACCACTCACGATGCTGGTGGCCTCACAGAACTGGATTTTGACCTAGCCACCGTAATTTCTAGTTTATAA
- a CDS encoding HD family phosphohydrolase, whose amino-acid sequence MNSHQTLTPSNLEIENPELQQNIAARAEIVEKLLDIGSALSSTYDLGKLLNLILSKSREITCSDAGSVYLVDRSETIPKLLFKVAQNDSLPSLSFAEFALPITKKSLAGYVAITGETLNLANAYDLPSDVPYSLDRSFDHELGYYTRSVLVLPMQNQEGEIMGVLQLINRKKSWDLLVTPENGLDVTQPYSDWEERILRSLASQAAISIERNDLQESIEKLFAGFVKASVQVIEARDPCTYGHSERVAELTVRLSQEANTVTSGVFSSLYFSDRQIQEIRYAALLHDFGKVGVPEAILVKQKKLYPRQLELVKHRFALAKRTLQFECAQNKFRYLVEHPDRRHRNHETSCPHCQDLFNLDAKLAQQLEQLDQYWEVLLEANEPRVLAEEPLARLKELSQYVYQDVDGQLKPLLTAEELEQLMVRKGNLTPAERFDIESHVTYTYEFLKQIPWTKDLKDVPTLAYGHHEKLDGSGYPLGLKADDIPPQTQMMTIADIYDALTAGDRPYKRGLPVETALKILHQEAAQKKINREFLLLFEQRQVFSVIGHRLDNIQLESA is encoded by the coding sequence GTGAACAGCCATCAAACATTGACACCTAGCAACCTAGAAATAGAAAATCCAGAATTACAGCAGAATATCGCTGCCAGAGCGGAAATTGTTGAAAAATTATTAGATATTGGATCTGCGCTGTCGAGCACTTATGATTTAGGCAAATTATTGAATTTAATCTTATCCAAAAGTCGGGAAATAACCTGTAGCGATGCAGGCAGTGTCTATTTAGTAGATCGCAGTGAAACCATTCCCAAGCTTTTGTTTAAAGTGGCTCAAAATGATTCTTTGCCCAGCCTATCTTTTGCAGAATTTGCGTTACCAATCACCAAGAAAAGTTTGGCTGGCTATGTTGCCATTACAGGTGAAACCCTGAACCTTGCCAATGCTTATGATTTGCCCTCAGATGTTCCCTACAGTCTCGATCGCAGTTTTGACCATGAGCTTGGTTATTATACCCGATCAGTGCTCGTATTACCCATGCAGAACCAGGAAGGGGAAATCATGGGGGTGCTCCAACTGATTAACCGCAAGAAGAGTTGGGATTTATTAGTTACACCAGAAAATGGTCTTGATGTCACTCAACCTTATTCCGACTGGGAAGAGCGAATTTTGCGGAGTTTAGCCTCTCAAGCGGCAATTTCTATTGAACGAAACGATCTCCAGGAAAGTATTGAAAAGCTGTTTGCTGGTTTTGTCAAAGCATCGGTGCAAGTGATTGAAGCTAGAGACCCTTGCACCTACGGCCATTCCGAACGAGTGGCAGAACTCACCGTCCGGCTGAGTCAAGAAGCGAATACTGTCACCAGCGGTGTCTTTAGTTCTCTTTATTTTAGCGATCGCCAAATCCAAGAAATTCGCTACGCTGCTTTGCTCCATGATTTTGGCAAAGTCGGAGTCCCGGAAGCCATTTTAGTCAAACAGAAAAAACTGTATCCCCGTCAACTAGAACTGGTAAAACACCGCTTTGCTTTAGCCAAGCGGACTTTACAATTTGAATGCGCTCAAAATAAGTTTCGCTATTTAGTCGAGCATCCCGATCGCCGACATCGTAACCATGAAACAAGCTGTCCACATTGTCAAGATTTATTCAACCTTGACGCCAAACTCGCCCAGCAACTAGAACAGTTAGATCAATACTGGGAGGTGCTACTCGAAGCCAACGAACCAAGAGTTTTAGCCGAAGAACCTTTAGCTCGTTTGAAAGAACTTTCCCAATATGTTTATCAAGATGTTGATGGCCAACTCAAACCCTTGCTGACCGCAGAAGAACTAGAGCAATTAATGGTTCGCAAAGGCAATTTAACTCCCGCAGAACGTTTTGATATTGAATCTCATGTGACTTATACTTATGAATTTCTCAAGCAAATTCCTTGGACAAAGGATCTCAAAGACGTGCCAACCCTGGCTTATGGTCATCACGAAAAACTTGATGGATCCGGATATCCTCTCGGCTTAAAAGCCGATGACATTCCCCCGCAAACTCAAATGATGACCATTGCAGATATTTATGATGCCCTCACCGCAGGCGATCGCCCCTATAAACGGGGACTGCCAGTAGAAACTGCCTTAAAAATTCTCCACCAAGAAGCCGCACAAAAGAAAATCAACCGGGAATTTTTGCTGCTGTTTGAACAGCGGCAAGTTTTCTCCGTCATTGGCCACAGACTCGACAACATCCAATTAGAATCTGCCTAA